The genome window GCATCAATCCGGCAAGCAGGCGCAACAGGCTGGTCTTGCCGCTACCGTTGGGGCCACTGATCTGCACCATATCGCCAGGCGAGAGTCTCAATTCGAGATTTTCGAAAAGCAGCCGCAAGTCTCGCTCACAGGCGAGGCCAACGGTTTGCAGGAGAGGACTGGTCAAGGGATCGCGGGCCTTATACGGTTCAAGTCGGCGGTGCAGCAGCCGTTAAAGAGGTGCAGCATAGATGCTTTGACGGCCTGTTCCACAGAGCTGCGTCAAACAATTGCAAGGTTTTCGCCACTCCCTGAAAGACAGGCGGCATTATACATGTGATGCCCTACTCTCAAGAGGGCTTATTTTTCCCAGGGTAAGACCGCAGATGACAGGCGACATCAACATCCCGCCGCTGCCCCAGGCCACGGCAACGGCGCGTATGCCAGCGGTGACGGGGGAGCTGCTCAAATTGCTGGCTCCGGCCGAAGGGCTGATCGGCCCCGGCCAGACCGCCCAGGCCGAAGTGCTGTCGCTCAAGCAGGCCGACCAGACTTTCCAGCTGTTGCTCAAGGTCACCCTGGAGAGCGGTCGCCAGACCACCGTGCAAGCCACCAGCACGCAGCCATTACCCCAGGGCACCAGCCTGGCCGTGACCCAACCGTCCCCCAGCAACCTGACGATTGCCGTGCAACAGGCCGTTGCCTCCAGCGTCGCCACCTTGACGCGCATCGATACGACGCAGATGCCGGTCGGCACGCTGCTGCAAGGCAAGGTGCTGACCAGCCAGGCATTGCCGTCATTGCCTGGGCAGCCGGCGGTCTACCGGTCATTGGTGAGCCTGCTCAACACCGCCCAGGCCGGCAGTACCCTGGACATCGACAGCCCCCGACCGCTGCGCATCGGCACGCTCTTGAGCGCCCAGGTGCAAGATGCCCAGACGCTGAAATTCGTTCCCCTGAGCAACCGCCAGGAGCAACTGGCGGTGAGCCAGCAACTGCTCACCCAAGTGAGCCGCCAGGGCTCGTTGGACAGCCTGATCACTGCCCTGCAAAACCTGCCGGTCACCGACGACACCGGCACCGAGCTGCGCGCCGCGGTGACTCGCTTGCTGGCTGGGCTGCCGGATGTCCAGCAACTGAGCACGCCCAAGGGCTTGGCCCAGGCCATGGTCGCCAGCGGGGTGTTCCTGGAAAGCAAACTGCTCGCCGGCCAGCCACCGAGCCTGGCGCCGGACATGAAAGGCGACCTGCTGAAACTGATTGCCCAACTGACACCGGCCCTGCCCGCCTCCACCAACCTCAGCGCCATCATTGCCGCCAATACGCTGGCCCAGGTCCTGCCGAGTTTCGTGCGCAGCGCCCTGGGGATGCTCGGCCAGGTCAGCGCCAAGCCGCAACCCACCAGTTTTCCGCTGCCCTCGCGCCAGTTGAAAGACCAGGACGAAGGCGGTGATCTGGAGCACCTGCTGCGTCTGGCCGCCGCTGCCGTGTCGCGCCTGCAAAGCCATCAGTTGTCGAGCCTGGAACAAACCGGCCTGACCGACGACGGTCGCTTGATGAGCACCTGGCAGTTGGAGATCCCGATGCGCAACCTGCAGGACATCGTGCCGTTGCAGGTCAAGTTCCAGCGCGAGGAAACCCCACCCCGGGAACAACCAGACGAACGCCGGGAAGAGCGCGAGCCGAAACAGCAGCTCTGGCGGGTCGAACTGGCATTCGACATGGAACCGCTCGGTCCGCTGCAGATTCAAGCCCAGTTGCTCAGCGGCAGCCTGTCCAGCCAATTGTGGGCAGAACGGCCGTACACCGCGAGCCTGATCGAAAGCAACCTGACAGCACTGCGTGAGCGCCTGGTGACCTGTGGCCTGAACGTCGGCGACTTGGACTGCCACCTTGGCACCCCGCCCCAAGGCCCCAAGACTCGCCTGGAACAACGCTGGGTGGACGAAACCGCATGACAACCCACACCGAACCCCGCCAGGCCATCGCCCTCAAATACGACGGCCACCACGCCCCGACCCTTACTGCCAAGGGCGACGAAGCCCTGGCCGAGGAAATCCTGCGCATCGCCCGGGACAGTGAAGTACCGATCTATGAAAATGCCGAGCTGGTGAAGCTGCTGGCACGGATGGAATTGGGCGATAGCATCCCGGAAGAGCTGTACCGCACGATTGCCGAGATCATCGCGTTCGCCTGGAACCTCAAGGGCAAGTTCCCCCAAGGCCATGACCCGAATGCGCCGAGTGTCGAAAAGGATGTGACCGACCGCGGCGACGACTACTGATCACAGCCACAAGAGCGATAGGCTGGCTGGAATGATCAGAAGTGAACACCAGAAAAACCTGTGGGAGCGAGCTTGCTCGCGATGACGGGCGCACATTCAACATCGCTGTCGACGGTCACACCGCTATCGCGAGCAAGCTCGCTCCCACACGGGGTCTGCGACAGAACGCAGGCAAAATGCTGGGGCCTGCTTCCCAGGCCAGCGGGAGCAAGCTCCCTCGCCGGCTGGCTGGAACGATCAGTGTGAACGCCAGAAAAACCTGTGGGAGCGAGCTTGCTCGCGATGACGGGTTCACATCCGACATCGCTGTCGACGGTCACACCGCTATCGCGAGCAAGCTCGCTCCCACATGGGGTCTGCGACAGAGTAAGGGCAAAATGCTGGGGCCTGCTTCCCAGGCCAGCGGGAGCAAGCTCCCTCGCCGGCTGGCTGGAACAATCAGTGTGAACGCCAGAAAAACCTGTGGGAGCCGAGCTTGCTCGCGATGACGGGCTCACATTCAACATCGCTGTCGACGGTCACACCGCTATCGCGAGCAAGCTCGCTCCCACATGGGGTCTGCGACAGAACGCGGGCAAAATGCTGGGGCCTGCTTCGCAGGCCAGCGGGAGCAAGCTCCCTCGCCACAGGGGTTATGGGCTGGCTGGAACGATCAGTGTGTGAACGCCAGAAAAACCTGTGGGAGCGAGCTTGCTCGCGATGACGGGCGCACATTCAACATCGCTGTCGACGGTCACACCGCTATCGCGAGCAGGCTCGCTCCCACATGGGGTCTGTGAAGAAAACGATCAGCCGCCTCGGTGCAGCTTGCTCATCAACTCCGCCTCGGCTTGGGTCAGGCCGCAGGCTTGGGTCAGTTCGTCGACGCTGGCGCCCATGCCCACCAGGCGGGCGGCCTGGGCGAAGGACAGGCTGGAGGGGTCACGCTGTTCCAACTGGGCGAGTTTGTCCGGCAACGGCGCAACCACGGCACGCAGCTCATGGAGCGCTTCGCCCATGCGCACGGTGCCGTTCTGGTAATCGTCGACGCGCTTGGCCAGGTCCTTGATGCGCTGGTCGCGCAGCGCATCGCCCTGGGCCTGCTGAGCGGCAATCTGCCGCTGGCCACGTATGTATGCCAAGAACATCGCCAGCGTACCTGCCCAGAAAAGGAACAGGACAATGACTGCTACCTCAAGAATCAATCAGATACTCTCCAGTTCCGACCACTCTTCTTCGCTCATCATCTTGTCCAGTTCAACCAGAATCAGCAACTCGTTATTCTTGTTGCACACGCCTTGAATGAACTTGGCGGATTCTTCGTTACCCACGTTCGGCGCCGTCTCGATTTCCGACTGGCGCAAGTAAACCACTTCGGCGACGCTGTCGACCATGATGCCAACCACTTGCTTGTCGGCTTCGATGATGACGATCCGGGTGTTGTCGCTGATCTCGGCGTTCATCAGGCCGAAGCGCTGACGGGTATCGATCACGGTGACCACGTTGCCACGCAGGTTGATGATGCCCAGCACATAGCTGGGTGCACCCGG of Pseudomonas fluorescens contains these proteins:
- a CDS encoding DUF2802 domain-containing protein, whose amino-acid sequence is MILEVAVIVLFLFWAGTLAMFLAYIRGQRQIAAQQAQGDALRDQRIKDLAKRVDDYQNGTVRMGEALHELRAVVAPLPDKLAQLEQRDPSSLSFAQAARLVGMGASVDELTQACGLTQAEAELMSKLHRGG
- a CDS encoding chemotaxis protein CheW; the encoded protein is MNDKASSQKGSEDPILQWVTFKLDNETYGINVMRVQEVLRYTEIAPVPGAPSYVLGIINLRGNVVTVIDTRQRFGLMNAEISDNTRIVIIEADKQVVGIMVDSVAEVVYLRQSEIETAPNVGNEESAKFIQGVCNKNNELLILVELDKMMSEEEWSELESI
- a CDS encoding EscU/YscU/HrcU family type III secretion system export apparatus switch protein, with translation MTTHTEPRQAIALKYDGHHAPTLTAKGDEALAEEILRIARDSEVPIYENAELVKLLARMELGDSIPEELYRTIAEIIAFAWNLKGKFPQGHDPNAPSVEKDVTDRGDDY
- a CDS encoding flagellar hook-length control protein FliK, with protein sequence MTGDINIPPLPQATATARMPAVTGELLKLLAPAEGLIGPGQTAQAEVLSLKQADQTFQLLLKVTLESGRQTTVQATSTQPLPQGTSLAVTQPSPSNLTIAVQQAVASSVATLTRIDTTQMPVGTLLQGKVLTSQALPSLPGQPAVYRSLVSLLNTAQAGSTLDIDSPRPLRIGTLLSAQVQDAQTLKFVPLSNRQEQLAVSQQLLTQVSRQGSLDSLITALQNLPVTDDTGTELRAAVTRLLAGLPDVQQLSTPKGLAQAMVASGVFLESKLLAGQPPSLAPDMKGDLLKLIAQLTPALPASTNLSAIIAANTLAQVLPSFVRSALGMLGQVSAKPQPTSFPLPSRQLKDQDEGGDLEHLLRLAAAAVSRLQSHQLSSLEQTGLTDDGRLMSTWQLEIPMRNLQDIVPLQVKFQREETPPREQPDERREEREPKQQLWRVELAFDMEPLGPLQIQAQLLSGSLSSQLWAERPYTASLIESNLTALRERLVTCGLNVGDLDCHLGTPPQGPKTRLEQRWVDETA